A genomic segment from Neobacillus sp. YX16 encodes:
- a CDS encoding glycosyltransferase yields the protein MTQPSGILWIGPIGDMGGYGNVSRNYLRALKHIDLPVLLLSSAKINKEIGEEDIELLNSFLKSKKPLGDNPILVIHGTPESFIGIGKEGFHKTIGITLFETNRIPLHWANFCNDMDEIWVPTRFNYQTFTESGVDPSKVHVVHYPIESSQYTKQFDSYPFPAEVKSYKFIYTLAFDYRKGLDLLIPSYCNEFTAEDDVSLILKIYVPGWISQKNLFELVSSYIPNKPNNPHIHFMIENTPREDLLRLYSSCDCYVSTERACGWGMPQMEVMAMGKPAISINWSGVTEYMNDRNSFLIEPENELEFVHPELQRTRAIHYYRHKWAKVNEDNVRKVMREAFENHKKREELSLQAKQDIRNHFSPQVIAEQMKARLFF from the coding sequence ATGACTCAACCTTCAGGAATTCTATGGATAGGACCCATAGGTGATATGGGAGGCTACGGTAATGTTAGCAGGAATTATTTAAGAGCATTGAAACATATCGATCTTCCCGTACTCTTATTAAGTTCGGCAAAGATTAATAAGGAAATTGGAGAAGAAGACATTGAACTGCTAAATAGTTTTCTTAAATCGAAAAAGCCATTGGGGGATAATCCCATCCTTGTGATTCATGGTACTCCGGAGTCATTTATCGGGATAGGGAAAGAAGGCTTTCATAAGACCATTGGAATTACCTTATTTGAAACAAACCGAATCCCCCTTCATTGGGCAAATTTTTGCAATGATATGGATGAAATTTGGGTTCCTACCCGTTTTAATTACCAAACATTTACAGAATCCGGTGTTGACCCTTCAAAAGTACATGTCGTACATTATCCAATTGAGAGCAGCCAATATACCAAACAATTTGATTCATATCCATTTCCTGCTGAAGTAAAGTCTTATAAATTTATATACACATTAGCGTTTGATTACCGTAAAGGGTTGGATTTGCTCATTCCAAGCTATTGTAACGAATTCACGGCAGAAGATGACGTTAGTCTAATTTTAAAGATCTACGTTCCTGGGTGGATCAGCCAAAAGAATCTATTTGAATTAGTATCTTCGTATATACCTAATAAGCCAAATAATCCTCATATTCATTTCATGATTGAAAATACTCCTCGAGAAGACTTGCTGCGTTTGTATTCAAGCTGTGACTGCTATGTTTCTACTGAAAGAGCTTGCGGGTGGGGGATGCCTCAGATGGAAGTAATGGCGATGGGAAAACCGGCGATATCCATTAACTGGAGCGGAGTCACAGAATATATGAACGATCGAAATAGCTTTTTAATAGAACCAGAAAATGAACTAGAATTCGTACACCCTGAACTGCAGCGCACAAGAGCTATCCACTATTATAGGCATAAATGGGCAAAGGTAAATGAAGACAACGTTAGAAAAGTGATGCGGGAAGCATTTGAAAATCATAAAAAAAGAGAAGAACTTTCATTACAGGCAAAACAAGATATCAGAAATCATTTCTCTCCTCAAGTGATTGCAGAGCAAATGAAAGCACGATTATTTTTTTAA
- the gmd gene encoding GDP-mannose 4,6-dehydratase — MKRALITGITGQDGSYLAELLLDKGYKIYGLKRRTSTENYENIKHILNEIEFISGDLSDLSSLIQAVKLSKPDEVYNLGAQSFVADSWPQPVYTAEVTGLGVLNILEAVKMVKSDARFYQASSSEMYGKVVETPQKETTPFYPRSPYGAAKVFGHWITVNYRESYDLFACSGILFNHESPRRGIQFVTRKVTDAVARIKCGLQTELRLGNLDAKRDWGFAGDYVKAMWLMLQQEKPDDFVVATGKTNTVRELVEIAFNHVGLKWEDHVIQDPAFMRPAEVDLLLGDPQKAKKELKWEPKVTFEDLIKMMVEHDLKKYGE, encoded by the coding sequence ATGAAAAGAGCTCTTATTACAGGTATTACCGGTCAAGACGGCTCATATTTAGCTGAATTACTTCTTGATAAAGGCTATAAAATATATGGGTTAAAAAGGAGAACTTCAACAGAAAACTATGAAAATATTAAACATATACTAAATGAAATAGAGTTTATATCCGGTGATTTGTCTGATCTATCATCATTGATACAGGCTGTAAAGCTTTCTAAACCTGATGAAGTATATAACCTTGGTGCACAATCATTTGTAGCTGATTCATGGCCCCAGCCTGTCTATACAGCTGAGGTTACTGGTCTTGGGGTTCTAAATATTTTGGAAGCAGTGAAGATGGTAAAGTCGGATGCTCGTTTTTACCAGGCATCAAGCTCCGAAATGTATGGAAAGGTTGTAGAAACCCCTCAAAAAGAAACAACTCCTTTTTATCCACGGAGTCCTTATGGTGCAGCTAAGGTATTTGGTCATTGGATTACAGTTAATTATCGTGAAAGTTATGATTTATTTGCATGTTCGGGGATATTATTCAACCATGAATCACCAAGGAGAGGGATACAATTTGTTACTCGAAAAGTAACAGATGCTGTAGCTCGAATTAAATGTGGGCTTCAAACAGAGCTTCGACTTGGCAATCTTGATGCAAAACGGGACTGGGGTTTTGCTGGTGATTATGTAAAAGCGATGTGGCTGATGCTTCAGCAGGAAAAGCCGGACGATTTTGTTGTAGCTACAGGAAAAACGAATACAGTCCGTGAACTTGTTGAAATCGCCTTTAATCATGTCGGGTTGAAATGGGAAGATCATGTTATCCAGGATCCTGCATTTATGAGGCCGGCAGAAGTAGATTTATTACTAGGAGACCCCCAAAAGGCGAAAAAAGAGTTGAAATGGGAGCCAAAGGTTACTTTTGAGGATTTAATAAAAATGATGGTTGAACATGACCTGAAAAAGTATGGGGAATGA
- a CDS encoding GDP-mannose 4,6-dehydratase: protein MGNEMKALITGITGFVGKYLELFLKDKADVYGTSRSNRGEKHIFKVDLLSESEIMELIETIKPTHIFHLAGLSNVKDSWEHKADFIHGNVIGTVHLLEAVRKVDDQIKVMTVGSSEEYGRIPDNLDKVSEDTRTNPVSPYGISKCAVSMLVNLYHKSYGLNTTHARPFNHIGPGQRLGFVTTDFAYQIAQINKGRTQEPIIRIGNLKSARDFTDVRDIVEAYYDIACFGKAGEAYNVCTGQGVNIQDIVEILISFSNKKINLVVDPSRIRVSDIPRLVGNPEKLFTLTGWQPKRKLEDTLIDIYDYWLKDL, encoded by the coding sequence ATGGGGAATGAAATGAAAGCACTCATAACGGGGATTACCGGATTTGTCGGGAAATATCTTGAACTTTTTTTGAAGGATAAAGCTGATGTTTATGGGACCTCAAGATCCAATAGAGGCGAGAAACATATTTTTAAAGTAGATTTACTTTCTGAATCAGAAATCATGGAGTTAATTGAAACAATCAAGCCTACGCACATTTTCCACCTTGCAGGATTGAGTAATGTGAAGGACTCTTGGGAACATAAAGCTGATTTTATTCATGGAAATGTGATTGGAACGGTTCATTTATTGGAAGCTGTTAGGAAAGTAGATGACCAAATAAAAGTGATGACTGTTGGATCATCTGAGGAATATGGCAGGATTCCGGACAATTTAGACAAAGTCAGTGAGGATACCAGAACAAATCCAGTCAGCCCTTATGGGATCAGCAAGTGTGCCGTAAGTATGCTTGTAAATTTGTATCATAAATCATATGGATTAAATACCACACATGCCAGGCCTTTTAATCATATTGGACCTGGCCAAAGATTAGGATTTGTAACGACTGATTTTGCCTATCAAATAGCTCAAATCAATAAAGGAAGAACACAAGAACCTATCATTCGAATTGGAAATTTAAAATCAGCAAGGGATTTTACTGATGTAAGAGATATCGTAGAAGCTTATTACGATATCGCATGTTTCGGTAAAGCGGGGGAAGCTTATAATGTATGTACGGGTCAAGGTGTCAATATTCAAGATATAGTAGAGATATTAATAAGTTTTTCAAATAAAAAGATTAATCTAGTAGTTGACCCAAGCAGAATACGAGTGTCAGATATTCCTAGATTAGTAGGAAATCCTGAAAAATTGTTCACCTTAACAGGATGGCAACCGAAAAGAAAACTTGAAGATACTTTAATAGATATTTATGATTATTGGTTAAAAGACTTGTAA
- a CDS encoding glycosyltransferase has product MAFDYIRFQFITFILIKTYDEDEYLLSKGGNTMDDRRLSLCMIVKDEENFIDGCLKSVKDYVDEMIIVDTGSTDRTVEICKSFGAQVFTFKWNGSFSDARNYGLERATGDWILWLDADEVVDTSDAKKLREALKFDDLLLSVHLINYYGDSPDPNKTFDIAHTRLFQNHKGFKFNNKIHEMLNANEIIAKFNEDPTIKTVPIKVFHYGYLDPVNKEKKKSERNIGMLKDELKQKDYSPWIEYHIASEYYRLKNYNEAFDYVNRSIMGFLKQLKTPPSLLYRLKYSILISSGSIEGAWPGIERAVTLYPDYVDLHFYKGIILMVKDLFKEALEVFDLCLEMGEENLQHLTLKGVGSFQALYYKGCCLEKLGNIEEAAKCYARASSLSSTFISPVEALHKIMENHHDVFTALPEDNEDKALITKILSMSTNKNK; this is encoded by the coding sequence ATGGCTTTTGATTATATTAGGTTCCAATTCATCACTTTTATCTTGATTAAAACATACGATGAAGATGAATATTTATTGTCAAAAGGAGGAAATACCATGGATGACCGACGACTGTCGCTATGTATGATAGTAAAGGATGAAGAAAACTTTATTGATGGCTGCCTCAAAAGTGTAAAAGATTATGTGGATGAGATGATTATTGTCGATACTGGCTCCACTGATCGAACGGTTGAAATCTGCAAATCATTCGGTGCTCAGGTCTTTACATTTAAATGGAATGGGAGCTTTTCAGATGCACGTAATTATGGCTTGGAGCGTGCAACAGGGGATTGGATTTTGTGGTTAGATGCCGACGAAGTAGTAGATACTTCTGACGCTAAGAAGCTACGTGAAGCGCTCAAATTTGATGACCTGCTCCTATCTGTTCATTTAATCAATTATTATGGTGACAGCCCTGATCCAAACAAGACATTTGATATTGCCCATACCCGGCTTTTTCAAAATCACAAAGGTTTTAAATTTAATAATAAAATTCACGAGATGCTAAATGCCAATGAAATTATTGCAAAATTTAACGAAGATCCCACCATTAAAACTGTGCCTATTAAGGTATTTCATTACGGATATTTGGATCCTGTCAATAAAGAGAAAAAGAAATCTGAACGTAATATCGGTATGCTAAAAGACGAGCTCAAACAAAAGGACTACAGCCCTTGGATCGAGTACCATATTGCGAGTGAATATTACCGTCTAAAAAACTATAATGAGGCATTTGATTATGTCAATCGTTCCATTATGGGATTTCTGAAACAGCTCAAAACTCCTCCATCTCTTTTATATCGATTAAAGTATTCAATATTGATTAGTTCAGGCAGTATCGAAGGGGCATGGCCTGGTATCGAGAGAGCTGTTACCCTCTATCCTGATTATGTAGATCTCCATTTTTATAAAGGCATTATATTAATGGTTAAAGACTTGTTCAAAGAGGCTTTGGAGGTATTTGATCTCTGCCTTGAAATGGGAGAAGAAAATTTACAGCATCTTACTTTAAAGGGAGTTGGGAGCTTTCAAGCCTTATACTACAAAGGTTGCTGTTTAGAAAAATTAGGGAATATTGAGGAAGCTGCAAAATGTTATGCACGGGCCTCTAGTCTATCATCTACTTTTATCTCGCCAGTAGAAGCTTTGCATAAAATAATGGAAAATCATCACGACGTCTTTACAGCATTACCAGAGGATAATGAGGATAAAGCATTAATTACCAAAATACTATCCATGAGCACAAATAAAAATAAATAA
- a CDS encoding glycosyltransferase, whose translation MLKNDIVKLNWIGSQFAGHSLSIVNQNICQYLQQSRDINLRKEIPEKEKLLDPYIKSEKKSFIPFSNPDLTISHQWPPHWPQLKNGISVCMQPWEFGAIPREWYIPMMYWVDEIWVYSLYNMESYIRSGIPESKIHVIPLGVNEKLFHPNVQPLALDSSSFKFLFVGGTIGRKGIDILLQAYLKEFTIDDDVFLFIKDTGTQSFYKGITLEKMIHEAMSDPNHPRIVYMDKQLSEIELAGLYKACDCLVHPYRGEGFGLPIAEAMACGTPVIVPDKGSCVDFCTEETAFFVPSKEDTLPDKKVGNLDTVDFPWWLSIDPNELQNVMRLAYENQPLVKEKGQKASQHILSSFTWEKSSRYVLDRIKHLVQSKTSLIRIDENIIKKELERANELYEKKLIEDALGVYLNILAIYPETLMARYNTAIVYIGKETYSHAIEHLAYIAHNMEKQSKDFQENIFRMMRYCYMKEETNPK comes from the coding sequence ATGTTGAAGAATGATATTGTGAAACTCAATTGGATAGGATCTCAATTTGCAGGACATAGTCTTTCGATTGTGAATCAAAATATTTGCCAGTATCTTCAGCAAAGTCGAGATATAAATCTTAGAAAAGAAATACCTGAAAAAGAAAAGTTGCTTGATCCATATATCAAAAGTGAAAAAAAGTCATTTATCCCTTTTTCTAATCCCGACTTGACGATTTCTCATCAGTGGCCGCCCCATTGGCCGCAACTTAAAAATGGGATTTCGGTTTGTATGCAGCCCTGGGAATTTGGAGCTATCCCGAGAGAGTGGTATATTCCCATGATGTATTGGGTAGATGAAATCTGGGTTTACAGTTTATACAATATGGAAAGCTATATCCGCTCAGGGATTCCTGAAAGTAAAATCCATGTCATTCCACTTGGCGTCAATGAAAAATTATTTCATCCCAACGTCCAGCCTCTAGCATTGGATTCATCTTCATTTAAGTTTCTCTTTGTCGGCGGGACAATTGGCCGCAAGGGAATAGATATTTTACTACAAGCATACCTTAAAGAGTTTACTATAGATGATGATGTTTTCTTATTCATCAAAGATACTGGAACTCAATCTTTTTACAAAGGAATCACGCTGGAAAAAATGATCCATGAAGCAATGTCTGACCCGAATCATCCTCGTATTGTATATATGGATAAGCAGCTTTCCGAAATAGAGCTGGCCGGATTGTATAAAGCGTGTGATTGTTTGGTTCATCCGTATAGAGGAGAGGGATTCGGGTTACCTATTGCAGAGGCGATGGCATGTGGTACTCCAGTGATTGTGCCAGATAAAGGATCTTGCGTAGATTTTTGCACGGAGGAAACTGCGTTCTTTGTTCCATCGAAGGAGGATACTTTACCAGACAAAAAAGTTGGAAATCTCGATACGGTCGATTTTCCATGGTGGCTGTCGATCGATCCTAACGAATTACAGAATGTTATGCGATTGGCTTATGAGAATCAACCGTTAGTCAAGGAGAAAGGACAGAAAGCGAGTCAACATATTTTGTCTTCTTTCACCTGGGAAAAAAGCTCCAGGTATGTATTAGACAGGATAAAACATTTAGTTCAGTCAAAAACGAGTCTGATACGAATCGATGAGAATATTATTAAGAAGGAACTAGAACGAGCAAATGAGTTGTATGAAAAAAAACTTATTGAAGATGCATTAGGCGTCTATTTGAATATTTTGGCTATATACCCAGAAACACTTATGGCAAGATACAACACTGCAATTGTTTATATTGGTAAGGAGACCTATAGCCATGCGATCGAGCATCTTGCTTACATTGCACACAACATGGAAAAACAAAGTAAAGATTTTCAAGAAAATATTTTTCGTATGATGAGATATTGTTATATGAAAGAAGAAACTAATCCAAAATAA
- a CDS encoding helix-turn-helix domain-containing protein gives MKWEHIAVIELRKWHDWVKIHRFRKRNTECRIIPLLDPSLLYTSPLAIEFKLEYLLVKSVKKHIFLRTLKRAIRELSISNSNSIDYDELFYQIHQEQNTERNTLPFQEAFLRRLLAGDKTTAEELFQSRFFLPGEAMPNVVCFIQGFVRRTGSRELEGWEPREIQEFFRNRFQGYQLTFLSYRKHLLMFIQVPPEYVSFIHWKEGENRILDTIQALENEYGIYLYIGVGSIYREPLLLHHSYREACKARRTTPYDRPSLRNFEEITKDVQIQKCTDYIARYCIEDLSLKRVADQINLSVPYFSRIFKQETGRNFVEYVTFVRLQRAVWLLRHTNHTIEWIAEELGFNTPNYFSGTFKKYVGLSPREYRATEEIIFV, from the coding sequence TTGAAATGGGAGCATATAGCTGTTATCGAATTAAGAAAATGGCATGATTGGGTTAAAATTCACCGATTCCGAAAACGTAATACAGAATGCAGGATTATTCCCTTACTAGACCCATCCTTGTTGTATACTTCCCCTCTTGCTATTGAGTTCAAGCTTGAGTACTTGCTAGTGAAATCCGTGAAAAAACATATATTTCTTCGTACATTGAAACGGGCTATTAGGGAACTATCAATTTCGAATTCTAACTCTATTGATTATGATGAATTATTTTATCAGATTCATCAGGAACAAAATACGGAGCGCAACACGTTGCCATTTCAAGAGGCATTTTTGCGGCGGCTGCTGGCTGGCGATAAAACAACTGCAGAGGAATTATTTCAATCTCGTTTTTTTCTCCCAGGTGAGGCGATGCCAAATGTGGTCTGTTTTATTCAGGGATTTGTACGACGCACTGGCAGCAGGGAACTGGAAGGATGGGAACCGAGGGAGATTCAAGAATTTTTCAGAAACCGCTTTCAGGGATATCAGCTTACTTTTCTTTCCTATCGAAAACATTTACTTATGTTTATCCAGGTTCCTCCCGAGTACGTTTCCTTCATACACTGGAAAGAAGGGGAGAACAGGATTCTTGATACTATTCAAGCATTGGAAAACGAGTATGGAATTTATCTATATATAGGGGTAGGCTCCATCTACCGTGAACCGCTGCTCCTGCATCATTCCTATCGAGAAGCATGCAAGGCTAGGCGAACTACGCCGTATGACAGGCCATCACTGCGTAATTTTGAAGAGATTACAAAGGATGTTCAGATTCAGAAATGTACAGACTATATAGCACGGTATTGTATCGAAGATCTTTCGTTAAAACGGGTAGCCGATCAAATTAATCTTAGTGTACCGTACTTCAGCCGGATATTTAAACAAGAAACAGGACGCAATTTTGTTGAATATGTCACCTTTGTCCGTTTGCAGCGTGCAGTGTGGCTTTTGCGTCATACGAATCATACGATTGAGTGGATCGCCGAAGAACTAGGTTTCAATACACCAAATTATTTTAGTGGTACCTTTAAAAAGTATGTTGGCCTTTCTCCAAGGGAATACAGAGCGACAGAAGAAATTATCTTTGTTTAA
- a CDS encoding LacI family DNA-binding transcriptional regulator, translating into MATIRDVAKKAGVSVATVSRVLNNKGYSHEDTRKLVNEAIKELNYKPNEVARSLYKKKSRLIGLLLPDIRNPFFPELARGVEDEMQKQGLHLIIGNADEKPEKEIEYIQTFKQNNVIGVISATNQAETSLYEDLSFPVVFLDRTTNSHPSVYSDGLDGGKKAAQEMIKRGSKRIALLRGPIELRTAQDRFKGAVDELCNANVDFHVITSSFSFDDAEKVAKTLFENFPDTDGIIASNDLSAAAILHEALRIGKSIPDDLQIIGYDDIPLSKLLFPPLSTIRQPAYDMGREAAKLLMKIINKKTLEQKNIQMPVTFIERQTTRKVEKDG; encoded by the coding sequence ATGGCTACTATACGTGATGTCGCAAAAAAAGCTGGAGTATCTGTGGCGACCGTTTCAAGAGTATTAAACAATAAAGGTTATTCACATGAAGATACGAGGAAGCTAGTAAACGAGGCAATTAAAGAATTAAATTACAAACCAAATGAAGTGGCAAGATCTCTATATAAGAAGAAATCAAGATTAATTGGATTATTGTTGCCAGATATTCGAAATCCCTTCTTTCCTGAATTAGCTCGTGGGGTAGAGGATGAAATGCAAAAGCAAGGACTCCATTTAATTATTGGAAATGCTGATGAAAAACCTGAAAAAGAAATAGAATATATACAGACTTTTAAACAAAATAATGTAATAGGTGTTATTTCTGCAACGAATCAAGCTGAAACAAGTCTTTACGAAGACTTATCTTTTCCTGTTGTTTTTCTTGATCGGACAACTAATAGTCATCCTTCAGTTTATTCTGATGGATTAGATGGGGGGAAAAAGGCTGCACAAGAAATGATCAAAAGGGGAAGTAAGCGAATTGCTTTACTTAGGGGACCTATTGAATTAAGGACAGCGCAAGACAGATTCAAAGGTGCAGTTGATGAGCTGTGTAATGCTAATGTGGACTTTCACGTGATTACGTCATCGTTTAGTTTTGACGATGCAGAAAAAGTGGCTAAAACCTTATTTGAGAATTTTCCTGATACAGATGGGATCATTGCCAGCAATGATCTTAGTGCAGCAGCCATATTACATGAGGCGCTACGAATAGGAAAATCGATTCCAGATGATTTACAAATTATTGGATATGATGATATACCGCTTAGCAAGCTTCTGTTCCCGCCACTTTCTACAATTAGGCAGCCAGCCTATGATATGGGAAGAGAAGCAGCAAAATTACTAATGAAAATTATTAATAAAAAAACGTTAGAGCAAAAGAATATTCAAATGCCTGTTACATTTATTGAAAGGCAGACGACAAGGAAGGTTGAGAAAGATGGTTAA
- the rbsK gene encoding ribokinase produces the protein MVKMTIIGSSSMDLVVTASKRPKKGETILGQSFKTVPGGKGANQAVAAARLGAEVYMVGCVGKDGFGEEIVNNFTSNSVFTTYVEPVTYAETGTAHITLADGDNSIIVVKGANNYVTPDFVEKALNVIRESDIVLIQQEIPEETVEYVTEICFANNVPLLLNPAPARPISKTVIEKATYITPNEWEASILFESKDIHDALKEFPNKLLVTEGKNGVRYYDGENEVLVPAYVVDAVDTTGAGDTFNAAFAVAVAEGKNIRDSIRFANRAASLSVTKFGAQGGMPTREQVEGSL, from the coding sequence ATGGTTAAGATGACGATTATTGGGAGTTCTTCTATGGATTTGGTTGTAACCGCTTCAAAACGACCAAAAAAGGGGGAAACGATTCTTGGGCAGAGCTTTAAGACAGTCCCTGGAGGCAAAGGGGCTAACCAGGCTGTCGCAGCTGCCAGGCTTGGTGCTGAAGTGTATATGGTGGGATGTGTAGGTAAAGATGGGTTCGGGGAAGAAATAGTTAATAATTTTACTTCTAATAGTGTTTTTACAACCTATGTGGAACCGGTTACATATGCTGAAACAGGAACTGCACATATTACCCTTGCAGATGGCGATAACAGCATTATTGTTGTTAAAGGTGCTAATAATTATGTTACACCTGATTTTGTTGAAAAGGCACTGAATGTAATACGTGAATCAGATATTGTACTAATTCAGCAAGAGATTCCTGAGGAAACAGTGGAATATGTAACAGAGATTTGCTTTGCAAATAATGTACCCTTATTACTAAATCCGGCACCCGCAAGACCAATTAGTAAAACGGTAATTGAAAAGGCAACTTATATTACACCAAATGAATGGGAAGCTTCAATTCTATTTGAGAGCAAGGATATCCATGATGCTTTAAAAGAGTTTCCAAATAAATTATTGGTTACTGAAGGTAAAAACGGAGTCCGCTATTATGATGGTGAAAATGAGGTGCTTGTCCCGGCTTATGTGGTTGATGCCGTTGATACAACAGGTGCAGGCGATACATTTAATGCGGCATTTGCTGTTGCAGTAGCTGAGGGCAAAAACATAAGAGATAGCATTCGTTTTGCTAATCGAGCTGCATCATTGTCTGTAACAAAATTTGGTGCACAGGGTGGTATGCCAACTAGAGAACAAGTAGAAGGGAGTTTATAA
- the rbsD gene encoding D-ribose pyranase, whose translation MKRFGILNSHISKVLADLGHTDYIVIADAGLPIPDGVKKIDLAVKTGMPSFIDVVNAVDEDMVIEKVIIASEIERNPEHANYLKGKFADKEIEHVSHEEFKQLTKQAKAVIRTGEITPYANCILQSGVFF comes from the coding sequence ATGAAACGTTTTGGAATTTTAAACAGCCATATATCAAAGGTCTTAGCGGATCTCGGTCATACCGATTATATTGTAATAGCAGATGCTGGCTTGCCCATTCCAGATGGTGTTAAAAAGATCGATCTGGCAGTGAAAACAGGGATGCCTTCATTTATAGATGTAGTGAATGCCGTTGATGAGGATATGGTTATCGAGAAAGTGATCATTGCCTCTGAAATAGAAAGAAACCCCGAACATGCTAACTATTTAAAAGGTAAATTCGCTGATAAGGAAATAGAGCATGTTTCCCATGAGGAGTTTAAACAATTAACAAAACAAGCTAAAGCAGTAATTCGTACGGGTGAAATTACCCCATATGCAAACTGTATTCTACAATCTGGAGTATTTTTTTAA
- a CDS encoding sugar ABC transporter ATP-binding protein gives MRITMENINKAFGTNQVLTGVDFDLLDGEVHALMGENGAGKSTMMNVLTGLHARDKGVITIDGKETYFKNPKEAEQSGITFIHQELNIWPDMTVLENLFIGKELKNSFGLLKINEMKTLAKKQFDRLAVSIPLDKEAGSCSVGEQQMIEIAKALMTEAKVIIMDEPTAALTEREISKLFDVISSLKNTGVSIVYISHRMEEIFSICDRITVMRDGKTVDTKAIPETNFDEVVRKMVGRELTDRFPKRNPNPAETVLEVKGLTKKGHFADVNFSVRAGEIVGVSGLMGAGRTEIMRAIFGLDSIDGGEIWLKGKKVTIKSPEQAVKAGIGFITEDRKDEGLILDFSIRDNIVLPTLYSFAPKGIINEKSETDFVNMLIKRLTVKTESPDIAVGKLSGGNQQKVVIAKWVGIGPKLLILDEPTRGVDVGAKREIYQLMNELTDRGVAIIMVSSELPEVLGMSDRILVVHEGKISGQLLNEDATQEKIMTLATGGQ, from the coding sequence ATGCGTATTACGATGGAAAACATCAATAAAGCATTTGGAACCAATCAAGTTTTAACTGGTGTTGATTTTGATTTATTAGATGGAGAAGTACATGCCCTAATGGGGGAAAATGGTGCAGGAAAGTCAACGATGATGAACGTTCTTACAGGGCTGCATGCCCGAGATAAAGGGGTCATCACAATTGATGGGAAAGAGACCTATTTTAAGAACCCAAAAGAAGCGGAGCAAAGTGGAATCACCTTTATTCATCAGGAACTAAATATTTGGCCTGATATGACGGTTCTAGAAAACTTATTTATTGGCAAGGAATTAAAGAATTCATTTGGCCTTTTAAAAATAAATGAAATGAAAACGCTGGCAAAAAAACAGTTTGATAGATTAGCAGTATCGATTCCGTTAGATAAAGAGGCAGGGAGTTGTTCTGTTGGGGAGCAGCAAATGATTGAGATTGCTAAAGCTTTAATGACAGAAGCAAAAGTGATTATTATGGATGAACCTACTGCTGCATTGACAGAAAGGGAAATCAGCAAACTTTTTGATGTTATTTCTTCATTAAAAAATACAGGAGTTTCGATTGTATATATTTCTCATCGGATGGAGGAGATTTTCTCCATCTGTGACAGGATTACCGTAATGCGTGATGGGAAAACCGTTGACACGAAAGCCATTCCAGAAACGAATTTTGATGAGGTTGTCAGGAAAATGGTAGGAAGGGAATTAACCGACCGATTTCCTAAACGAAATCCTAACCCGGCTGAAACCGTTCTTGAAGTAAAGGGTTTAACAAAAAAGGGACATTTTGCAGATGTAAATTTTTCTGTGCGTGCGGGGGAAATAGTCGGGGTTTCAGGATTGATGGGAGCCGGAAGAACGGAAATTATGAGAGCTATTTTTGGCCTTGATAGCATTGATGGCGGTGAAATTTGGTTGAAAGGGAAGAAAGTGACGATTAAATCACCGGAACAGGCTGTCAAGGCAGGGATCGGTTTCATTACAGAAGATCGCAAAGATGAGGGATTAATACTAGATTTCTCTATTAGAGATAATATAGTTTTGCCAACCCTATATAGCTTTGCTCCAAAAGGGATCATCAATGAAAAAAGTGAGACAGACTTTGTTAATATGCTAATCAAACGCTTGACAGTTAAAACGGAATCCCCAGATATTGCGGTTGGAAAGCTATCAGGGGGAAATCAGCAAAAAGTGGTCATTGCCAAATGGGTCGGAATAGGGCCGAAACTACTTATCTTAGATGAACCAACTAGAGGGGTAGACGTTGGAGCAAAGAGAGAAATTTATCAACTAATGAATGAATTAACAGATCGGGGTGTAGCTATCATCATGGTATCTTCAGAATTACCTGAGGTCCTTGGAATGAGTGATCGAATCCTCGTCGTTCATGAAGGAAAAATAAGTGGTCAATTATTGAATGAAGATGCGACCCAAGAAAAAATTATGACATTGGCAACAGGAGGTCAGTAG